The genomic DNA TTCGACCTGGGTGAAGCGAAGACCAAGGCCTTCCGCCAGGCGCTCGATGCGCTCAAGGTGGACAAGACCGCGCTGCTGGTCGAGGTCGCGAAGAAAGAGAACCGGAACCTGGAACTGAGCTCGCGCAACCTCGAGGGCGTGGAGCTGGTGCGAGGGCACCAGGTACATCCGTATCACCTCCTGCGCTATGACCGCGCGGTGTTCTCGCGGCCGGCACTGGAGAAGCTGCAGAACTCGCTGGCGGCTTCGGCCTCGCGGCGGAAAGCGGAGGTCGCGTAATGAAGAGCGCGTATCAGATCATCCGCAAGCCGGTGATCACGGAAAAAGGGCTGGGGGTGAAGGAGACCGAGCACACGCTGGTCTTCGAAGTCGCCGCCAAGGCCACCAAGACCGAGGTCAAAGAGGCGGTGCAGCAGATCTTCAAGGTGAAGGTGGATTCGGTGCGCACCGCAAACTTCCAGGGCAAGGAGCGGCGGCGCGGGCGTTTCGCCGGCTACCGGTCCGACTGGAAGAAGGCGTACGTGAAGCTGAAGGCCGGCGAAAAGATGCCGGAGTACGCACAGAATATGTAGTCAGGAGTCGGTAGTCGGGAGTCAGCGATTCCCGGCGAAGGCCAAGGGCCAAGAGCCAAGAGCCGAAAGCAAAGAGCGAATCTTATGGCGATCAAGACATACAGACCGGTAACCCCGTCGCGGCGCTTCATCACCACGCTGGTGAACGAAGAGATCACGGCGGACCGTCCGCACAAGCCGCTGCTCGAGCCCAAGAAGCGCACGGGCGGGCGGCGCAATGCGGGCGACATCACCTCGTGGCACCGGGGCGGCGGCCACAAGCGCCAACTCCGCATGGTGGACTTCAAGCGCGACAAGACCGGCATCCCGGCCACCGTCGCCTCCATCGAGTACGACCCCAACCGTTCGGCGCGCCTGGCGCTGCTGCACTACGCCGACGGCGAGAAGCGCTACATCCTGGCGCCGGTGGGGGTGCAGGTCGGCCAGAAGCTGGTGAGCGGCGCCGACGCCGACATCCTGGTAGGTAATGCGCTGCCGCTGCGCAACATCCCGCCCGGCACTACGGTGCACAACATCGAACTGCGTCCGGGCAAGGGCGCGCAGATGGTGCGCTCGGCCGGCGGCGCGGCGCAGTTGGTGGCCAAGGAAGGCGACTACGCACTGGTGAAGCTGCCTTCGGGCGAGACCCGCAAGGTCCTGATCGACTGCATGGCCACCATCGGCCAGGTCGGCAACCTCGACCACGAGAACGTCGCCTTCGGCAAGGCGGGCCGCAAGCGCTGGCTGGGACGTCGCTCGGTGAACCGCGGCGTCGCCATGAACCCGGTGGACCACCCGCACGGAGGAGGCGAGGGCAAGACCTCCGGCGGACGTCACCCGGTCACTCCGTGGGGACAGCCCACCCGCGGCTACAAGACCCGTAACAACAAGCGCACCGACGCGTTCATCGTCAGTCGGCGGCAGAAATAAAGAGTAGAGATATGCCACGTTCACCGAAGAAAGGGCCGTTCATCGATTCGCACCTGATGGTGAGGATCGAGGGCATGAACCGGAGCAACGAGAAGAAGGTCGTGCGCACCTGGTCGCGGCGTTCCACCGTCCATCCGGACATGGTCGGCCACACCATCGCGGTGCACAACGGCAAGAAGTTCATCCCCGTGTACATCACCGAGAACATGGTGGGTCACAAGCTGGGAGAGTTCTCCCCGACCCGCATCTTCAAGGGGCACGGCATCAAGGGTGCCGCGGAAGCCGCGGCCGCGGCGGCGGCGCGTCCGGCGGGCGTTCCCGGCGGTCCGGGCGCCATCGTGCCCTCGGCCCCGGCGGCGGGCGGTGCGGCTCCGGCAATTCCGGCCCCGAAGAGTTAACGAGAGACGATCATGGAATTCAGAGCAGAAGGAAAGTACATCCGAGTCTCGCCGCAGAAGGCGCGCCTGGTGCTGGACCTGATCAAGGGGCGCCGGGTGGAGGAAGCGATGAACACCCTCACCTTCACCAAGAAGGGCATCGCTCCCGACGTCGCCAAGCTGCTGCGCTCGGCCATCGAGAACGCCAACTACCTGAGCTCCGAGAAGGGGCTCGACGTGGACGTGGACAATCTCTACGTGAAGCGGGCCATCGCCAACGAAGGCCCGCGCATGAAGCGCATCCGGCCGGCGCCGCAAGGGCGGGCCTACCGCTACCAGCGCCGCATGTCGCACATCGAGATCGCGCTCGCCGAGAAGGGCAAGAACGGCGCCGAAGCGGTGGCCACCGTGGTCGGCGAGGAAGAACAGCCGGCGCCGCGCGCCAAGGGCAAATCAAAGGCCAGGAGAGGATAGCCATGGGACAGAAGGTCCATCCTTACGGGTTCCGCCTCGGCTACACCAAGCCGTGGAAGTCGCGCTGGTACGTGGAGCGTGACTACGAGAAGCTGCTGCTCGAGGACGTGAAACTGAAGAACGAGCTGCGCGAGAAGCTCAAGTCGGCGGGCGTCAGCTCGGTGGAGATCGAGCGTCCGGGCAACAAGCTGCGCATCATCATCCGCACCGCGCGCCCGGGCATCATCATCGGCCGCAAGGGGGCGGAGATCGACAAGCTGAAGCAGGAGCTGCAGAAGCGCACCTCGCGCGACGTGTTTATCGACATCCAGGAGGTGCACAAGCCGGAGCTCGACGCCCAGCTCGTCTCCGAGTCGATCGCGCTGCAGCTGGAGAAGCGGGTGGGCTTCCGCCGCGCCATGCGCAAGGCGGTGGATTCGGCTCTGCGCTTCGGCTGCAAGGGGATCAAGGTGCGGGTCTCGGGCCGGCTGAACGGCAACGAGATCGCGCGCTCGGAGTGGTACCTGCAGGGACGCCTGCCGCTGCACACGTTGCGTGCCGACATCGATTACGGCTTCAGCGAGGCCCGCACCACCTACGGCGTCATCGGGGTGAAGTGCTGGGTCTATCGCGGCGAGATCCTGCAGGAGAAGAAGCGCCAGCCGCAGGCAGCGCCTGCCGGCGGATTCTGAGATCTTTGGTCGAGAGAATTGACTTATGTTGATGCCAAAAAAGGTTAAGTACAGAAAACAGCAGCGCGGGCGGCGGGCCGGCAAGGCCTGGCGCGGGTCCACGCTGGCCTTCGGCGATTACGGCCTGAAGGTGCTCGAACCCGGCTACATCACCGACCGGCAGATCGAAGCCAGCCGCGTGGCCATGACGCGCTTCGTCAAGCGCGGCGGCAAGATCTGGCTGCGCCTGTTCCCCGATAAGCCGGTCACCAAGAAGCCAGCCGAGACCCGTATGGGCAAAGGCAAGGGCGCTCCCGACCACTGGGTGGCGGTGGTCCGCCCGGGCAAGATCCTGTTCGAGATGGAGGGCGTGACCCTGGCCGAGGCCGACGAGGCGCTGCGCCTGGCGGCGCACAAGCTGCCGCTGAAGACCCGGGTCGTGGCCCGCGAGGGGGTGCACTGATGGCGAAGACCGCCGAACGCAAGCCGCCGGCCAACGCCTTCTCGCGCCGCGAGAACAAGGACGTCGAGAAGCTGCGCAACCTCTCGGACAATGAGCTCGTGGCCCGCCAGCGCGACCTCAACGACCAGCTCTTCCGCCTGAAGTTCCAGATGAAGATGGGACAGACGGAGAGCCTGAAGAAGATCCGCGACCTGCGCCGCGACCTGGCCCGTGTGAAGACCATCGCGCGCGGCCGCACCCAGGGCCTGGAGCCCACCGGAACGGAGAAGAAGTGATGGCTGACACGAACCAGCAGGCGGAGAAGTCCCGCCGCAACACCAAGATCGGCTACGTGGTGTCCACCAAGATGGCGAAGACCATCGTGGTCGAGACCACGCGCCAGAAGGCGCACCCGCTGTATCGCCGGGTGGTCTCGCGCTCCAAGAAGTTCTACGCGCACGACGAGAACAACACCGCCCGGGTGGGCGATGTGGTCCGGATCGAGGAGACCCGGCCCATGTCGCGGCTGAAGCGCTGGCGGCTGAAGGACATCATCCAGCGCGCCGCCCTCGTGCCGTCGGCCGAGGAAACCCCGGAAGGGAAGCTGGCGTAAGGCTCGGGAGATCAGGGAGAGACGCGTATGGCAGTCATGATGAGAACGATGCTCGATGTCGCCGACAACAGCGGCGCGCGCCGGCTGCAGATGATCCTGCCGCTGGGCGGCGGCGCCGGCCTGGTGGCCCATCTCGGCGACGTGGTCACCGCCAGCGTCAAGGAAGCCTCGCCCGACGGCCAGGTGCAGAAGGGCAAAGTGGTGAAGGCGGTGATCGTGCGCACCCGCAAGGAGCACCGGCGCAAGGACGGCACCTATATC from Terriglobales bacterium includes the following:
- a CDS encoding 50S ribosomal protein L23, which produces MKSAYQIIRKPVITEKGLGVKETEHTLVFEVAAKATKTEVKEAVQQIFKVKVDSVRTANFQGKERRRGRFAGYRSDWKKAYVKLKAGEKMPEYAQNM
- the rplB gene encoding 50S ribosomal protein L2 — protein: MAIKTYRPVTPSRRFITTLVNEEITADRPHKPLLEPKKRTGGRRNAGDITSWHRGGGHKRQLRMVDFKRDKTGIPATVASIEYDPNRSARLALLHYADGEKRYILAPVGVQVGQKLVSGADADILVGNALPLRNIPPGTTVHNIELRPGKGAQMVRSAGGAAQLVAKEGDYALVKLPSGETRKVLIDCMATIGQVGNLDHENVAFGKAGRKRWLGRRSVNRGVAMNPVDHPHGGGEGKTSGGRHPVTPWGQPTRGYKTRNNKRTDAFIVSRRQK
- the rpsS gene encoding 30S ribosomal protein S19, with translation MPRSPKKGPFIDSHLMVRIEGMNRSNEKKVVRTWSRRSTVHPDMVGHTIAVHNGKKFIPVYITENMVGHKLGEFSPTRIFKGHGIKGAAEAAAAAAARPAGVPGGPGAIVPSAPAAGGAAPAIPAPKS
- the rplV gene encoding 50S ribosomal protein L22; translation: MEFRAEGKYIRVSPQKARLVLDLIKGRRVEEAMNTLTFTKKGIAPDVAKLLRSAIENANYLSSEKGLDVDVDNLYVKRAIANEGPRMKRIRPAPQGRAYRYQRRMSHIEIALAEKGKNGAEAVATVVGEEEQPAPRAKGKSKARRG
- the rpsC gene encoding 30S ribosomal protein S3, encoding MGQKVHPYGFRLGYTKPWKSRWYVERDYEKLLLEDVKLKNELREKLKSAGVSSVEIERPGNKLRIIIRTARPGIIIGRKGAEIDKLKQELQKRTSRDVFIDIQEVHKPELDAQLVSESIALQLEKRVGFRRAMRKAVDSALRFGCKGIKVRVSGRLNGNEIARSEWYLQGRLPLHTLRADIDYGFSEARTTYGVIGVKCWVYRGEILQEKKRQPQAAPAGGF
- the rplP gene encoding 50S ribosomal protein L16: MPKKVKYRKQQRGRRAGKAWRGSTLAFGDYGLKVLEPGYITDRQIEASRVAMTRFVKRGGKIWLRLFPDKPVTKKPAETRMGKGKGAPDHWVAVVRPGKILFEMEGVTLAEADEALRLAAHKLPLKTRVVAREGVH
- the rpmC gene encoding 50S ribosomal protein L29, which codes for MAKTAERKPPANAFSRRENKDVEKLRNLSDNELVARQRDLNDQLFRLKFQMKMGQTESLKKIRDLRRDLARVKTIARGRTQGLEPTGTEKK
- the rpsQ gene encoding 30S ribosomal protein S17; protein product: MADTNQQAEKSRRNTKIGYVVSTKMAKTIVVETTRQKAHPLYRRVVSRSKKFYAHDENNTARVGDVVRIEETRPMSRLKRWRLKDIIQRAALVPSAEETPEGKLA
- the rplN gene encoding 50S ribosomal protein L14, encoding MAVMMRTMLDVADNSGARRLQMILPLGGGAGLVAHLGDVVTASVKEASPDGQVQKGKVVKAVIVRTRKEHRRKDGTYIRFDQNAAVLINEAGEPVGTRVFGPVARELREKKFLKIVSLAPEVL